The Bradyrhizobium sp. CCGB01 genome segment CCGATCGACTTGATCACGGGCGCGAGGTTCGCCGTTGTCGCATCGACAATGCGCTGGAATTTGTCCGGGCTCGAATCGCTGTCCGGTTCCATGCCCTGCGCGCGGTAGCTTGCCTGAAGCGCCCGATCGGCCATGGCCAGATGTGTCGCCTGCGCGATCCGGTCGATGACCGCATCGTCCGTGTCCTTGGGTGCGAACAGGCCGAACCATCCCTCATAACGCAGGTCCGGCATGCCGGATTCGACAGCGGTCGGAATCTCCGGCGCCCCGCTCAGCCGCCGTTCGGTGGTAACCGCCAGCAGCCTGATTTTCCCGGCTTGAGCCAGTTGCTGCAATTGAACGGACATGACGGCAATGATCAGCGATATCTGGCCGCTGACGAGGTCGTTGGTCGCTTGCGCGATGCCCCGATACGGAACATGGACGATGTCCAGCGCGCCGGCCTGCTGCTTGAAGGATTCGCCGACCAGATGGTTTCCAGTGGCGATGCCGGGGGTCCCATAGGACAGCTTTCCCGGATTGGCCTTTGCGTGAGCGATCAGCTCGCGCAGGTCTACGGCCGGCACCGCCGGATGGACGGCGAAGACCAGCGCGCTGTTGATCAGGCGGTAGATGGCGCGGAAATCGCCGACGGAATAGCCGGGATTGGCCGACGTCAAGGGGATGATGACCTGCGTGCTGCCGTTGCCGAGCAGCAGCGAATAGCCGTCAGGCTCCTCGCGCGCGACCGTCGCGCTCCCGATCGCGCCGCCCGCACCGCCGATATATTCGACGAAAGTCGGTCCGAGCAGCGATGACATCCTGTCGACCCAGGGGCGTCCGATCTGATCGCCCGATCCGCCGGCTCCGTAGGGAATCACGAGTCGAATCGGGCGAGACGGATAATCGGCCGCTTGTCCGCTGCGCGGAACGGCCGCCAGCGCCGCCGCGCCCGACAACGCATGGACGACCTGTCGCCGCGAGAAGAAAGGCATGTTCGGAATCCGGAAGTCGGTAGTCACTGTCGAAGCGGGACCAGCTCCCTAACCGTCCCCATCGCAGCAATTCGCGACCGCCGTCAATGCGCCATCCGGCCTAGAAGCCCGTCGTCATCTTTCTGTCACACAGGCATAACCCATTATTTCTTAAGCCTTATTTCAACGGACCGATCGACCCAAGCCATCCACGCAGGGCTGCCAGCCCTGCCCACTGCTTTCGGCCAGTTTACTGTACGCCTCGTTCTGATAGAGCAGAAACAAATACCTTTTGACTCCCGTTGAGGGGGCAATGGCGCGTGCCAGATCGTAGCGAAGACTCGGCCATTTCATTTGGGCCATTTCGACTGTTTCCAAAGTCCCGGCTCTTGGAGAAGGAGGGCTCGCCGCTTCACGTCGGCGGCCGCGCGCTCGATATCCTGATCTTCCTCGCCGAGCGCCCCGGCGAAGTCGTCGACAAGCGAGAGCTGGTCAAGCGCATCTGGGCCGACGTCAATGTCGACGAGGGCAGCCTGCGCTTCCACGTCGCAGCGCTGCGCAAGGCGCTGGGCGATACCGGCAAGTCGGCCCGTTATGTCGTCAACGTGCCCGGCCGCGGCTACTGCTTTGTCGCCTCGTTCGCGCAAACGGCCCCGCCCGCCGCTCAGCCCGTCGTTGATGTCCTGCCTCCCCGTTCCCTCCCCGCGCAACTCTCGAAGATGGTCGGACGAGAAGAGATCGTCGAGAAGATATCGAACGGGCTTTCTCTGCATCGCTTCATGACCGTGGTCGGCCCGGGCGGCATCGGCAAGACTGCCGTCGCCGTCACCGTCGGGCATCGCCGCTCCCCGGATTTCGGCGGGCGCGTTTTCTTCGTCGACTTCGGCCCGCTGCGGGATGCGAGCCATATCGCGACCACCGTCGCCTCCGCGCTTGGCCTCACCATCAGCGCGGAGGATCCAACGCCGGCCTTGCTGACATTCCTGAAGAGCGGCCCGGCCTTGCTGATCTTCGACAGTTGCGAGCATGTGCTGGATGCGTTGGCACCGCTTGTCGAGCGCATCGTTCGCGAGGCGCCGCAGCTTCGCGTTCTCGCGACCAGCCGCGAGTCGTTCCGGAGCGAAGGCGAGCGGATTTTCCGCCTGTTCCCGCTGGATTGCCCGCCGGAGCGCGAAGGCCTCGATGTCGCCGAGGTCCTCGCTTACCCCGCGGCCCAGCTCTTCGTCGAGCGCATTGCGCAGAGCTCGGGTCCGTTCCAGCTCAGTGCGGAAGAGGCGCCGCTCGTCGCGAGCATTTGCCGGCGCCTCGACGGCATTGCGCTCGCGATCGAGCTCGCGGCGGGCCGCGTCAACGCCTACGGCATCGCCGGCACCGCATCGCTGCTCGACAGCCGCTTCTCTCTGCAGTGGCGGGGGCGGCGCACCGCCGTGCCGCGACACCAGACGCTCGCCGCGGCGCTCGACTGGAGCTACGATCTGCTACCTCCCGCCGAGAGTGCCACGTTGCGACGCCTGTCGGTCTTTGCCGGGCCGTTCGCGCCGGAGGCGGCTGCCGCGGTGGCG includes the following:
- a CDS encoding tripartite tricarboxylate transporter substrate binding protein, giving the protein MPFFSRRQVVHALSGAAALAAVPRSGQAADYPSRPIRLVIPYGAGGSGDQIGRPWVDRMSSLLGPTFVEYIGGAGGAIGSATVAREEPDGYSLLLGNGSTQVIIPLTSANPGYSVGDFRAIYRLINSALVFAVHPAVPAVDLRELIAHAKANPGKLSYGTPGIATGNHLVGESFKQQAGALDIVHVPYRGIAQATNDLVSGQISLIIAVMSVQLQQLAQAGKIRLLAVTTERRLSGAPEIPTAVESGMPDLRYEGWFGLFAPKDTDDAVIDRIAQATHLAMADRALQASYRAQGMEPDSDSSPDKFQRIVDATTANLAPVIKSIGLSNL